Proteins encoded by one window of Nitrospira sp.:
- a CDS encoding site-2 protease family protein, whose protein sequence is MIGQSVKLTTIRGIDVGVHYSWFIIFFLITFSLTGRFASAHPQWTVAEHYAVGILTSLLFFSSILLHELAHSFVALAKGIPVRSITLFVFGGVAQIGREPDRPLTEFQIAIAGPMASALLAAGFWTIASLAGDEFERISALAGWLASINLMLALFNLVPGFPLDGGRIFRAILWHFTGNLSKATRIAAGIGQTVGYAFMVIGIWTGFTVNWFNGMWLAFIGWFLLNAAQESVVQVSVRSALTGLVAEDVMTTECSTVAGERSLGDLVEEEILRTGNRCFLVVNNKQVEGLVTLHQVKAVPREQWSRTPVCEAMTPLSRMQVVAPETPVMEVLQTMEERDVNQVPVMRQGELFGMITRDHLLRVLAAHVELGERETVRIARRPVLQA, encoded by the coding sequence ATGATCGGACAATCCGTGAAGTTGACAACCATCCGCGGCATTGATGTCGGGGTTCACTATTCGTGGTTCATCATCTTTTTTCTCATCACGTTTTCGCTGACCGGTCGGTTTGCATCGGCGCACCCCCAGTGGACGGTAGCGGAGCATTATGCGGTCGGGATTCTAACGAGTCTCCTCTTCTTTTCCTCGATCCTCCTGCATGAACTGGCGCACAGTTTCGTCGCCCTGGCCAAAGGGATTCCCGTCCGTTCAATCACGCTATTCGTGTTCGGCGGCGTGGCGCAAATCGGGCGAGAGCCGGATCGTCCGCTGACGGAGTTCCAGATCGCGATCGCCGGACCGATGGCAAGCGCGCTGCTGGCTGCCGGCTTCTGGACGATCGCCTCTCTGGCCGGCGATGAGTTTGAACGGATCTCAGCGCTCGCCGGCTGGCTCGCGTCGATCAACCTGATGCTGGCGCTGTTCAATCTCGTGCCCGGCTTCCCGCTCGACGGGGGGCGGATCTTCCGGGCTATCCTCTGGCACTTTACCGGTAATCTGAGCAAGGCCACGCGTATTGCGGCAGGTATAGGCCAGACAGTGGGATATGCCTTTATGGTGATCGGCATCTGGACCGGCTTCACCGTGAATTGGTTCAACGGGATGTGGCTGGCGTTCATCGGGTGGTTTCTTCTGAACGCGGCGCAGGAGAGCGTCGTGCAAGTCAGCGTGCGCTCCGCGTTGACCGGGTTGGTGGCGGAAGATGTGATGACGACCGAATGCTCTACGGTGGCGGGGGAGCGGAGTCTGGGCGATCTGGTCGAAGAAGAAATCTTGCGCACCGGTAACCGATGCTTCCTGGTGGTGAACAACAAACAGGTGGAGGGACTGGTGACGCTCCATCAGGTGAAGGCAGTGCCGCGCGAACAGTGGAGCCGGACGCCGGTTTGCGAGGCCATGACCCCGTTGTCCAGGATGCAGGTCGTCGCCCCGGAGACTCCGGTGATGGAGGTGTTGCAGACGATGGAGGAGCGGGACGTCAATCAGGTCCCGGTTATGAGACAGGGTGAACTCTTCGGCATGATTACCCGCGACCACCTGTTGCGGGTGCTCGCGGCGCATGTGGAACTTGGAGAGCGTGAGACGGTCCGCATTGCCCGCCGGCCGGTGCTGCAAGCGTAG